From Brassica oleracea var. oleracea cultivar TO1000 chromosome C3, BOL, whole genome shotgun sequence, a single genomic window includes:
- the LOC106328032 gene encoding glucan endo-1,3-beta-glucosidase 11, translating to MRSSGLLLLNFLFFSPILTGLEAKGAFVGTYGINYGRIADNIPSPDKVVLLLKQAKIRNVRIYDADHTVLQAFSGTGLDLVVGLPNGFLKEMSSNADHALTWVKDNVQSFLPNTRIRGIAVGNEVLGGGDSELSGALLGAAKNVYNALKKMNLEETVQITTAHSQAVFADSYPPSSCVFKENVVQFMKPLLEFFDQIGSPFCLNAYPFLAYTYNPTQIDINYALFKPTEGIYDPKTNLRYDNMLDAQIDAAYMALEDAGFKEMEVMITETGWASKGDSDEPAATPENARTYNYNLRKRLAKKKGTPLRPKKVLKAYIFALFNENSKPGKSSETHFGLYKPDGTISYDIGFNSLKSDAPFSSSMLASCYVALVISISVFLVMI from the exons ATGAGAAGTTCTGGGTTGCTTCTTCTCAACTTCCTCTTCTTCAGTCCGATTTTGACAG GGCTTGAAGCAAAAGGAGCATTCGTGGGAACTTACGGGATAAACTATGGAAGGATTGCTGATAACATCCCCTCGCCGGATAAAGTAGTCTTACTTCTAAAGCAAGCTAAAATCCGGAACGTGCGTATATACGACGCCGACCACACTGTCCTCCAAGCTTTCAGCGGCACTGGTTTAGACCTTGTGGTCGGTCTCCCAAATGGCTTCTTGAAAGAGATGAGCTCGAACGCTGATCACGCCCTCACTTGGGTCAAAGACAATGTTCAGTCTTTCTTGCCAAACACCCGGATCCGTGGCATCGCCGTAGGAAACGAAGTTCTCGGAGGCGGCGACTCCGAGCTCTCCGGAGCCTTGCTAGGCGCGGCCAAGAACGTCTACAACGCGCTGAAGAAGATGAATCTGGAGGAGACGGTGCAGATCACCACGGCTCATTCGCAGGCCGTGTTTGCTGACTCGTACCCGCCGTCTTCCTGTGTCTTCAAGGAGAACGTTGTTCAGTTCATGAAGCCTCTCCTGGAGTTCTTTGATCAGATTGGCTCTCCTTTCTGTTTGAACGCTTACCCCTTTTTGGCATACACTTATAACCCCACTCAGATCGATATCAACTACGCTCTTTTCAAGCCGACTGAAGGGATCTACGACCCCAAAACCAATCTGCGGTATGATAACATGCTTGACGCACAGATTGACGCCGCCTACATGGCCCTGGAAGATGCTGGCTTCAAGGAGATGGAGGTCATGATTACTGAAACGGGGTGGGCTTCTAAAGGCGATTCGGATGAACCAGCTGCCACTCCTGAGAACGCCAGGACTTATAACTATAACCTCAGGAAGAGGCTTGCAAAGAAGAAAGGGACTCCTCTTAGGCCCAAAAAGGTGCTCAAAGCATACATCTTCGCCTTGTTCAATGAAAATTCTAAACCGGGGAAAAGTTCAGAGACCCACTTTGGACTTTATAAGCCTGACGGAACCATATCTTATGATATCGGATTCAACAGCCTAAAGTCAGATGCGCCCTTTTCATCGTCAATG CTAGCTTCTTGCTATGTGGCATTAGTCATCTCTATCTCGGTTTTCCTCGTGATGATATAA
- the LOC106327989 gene encoding uncharacterized protein LOC106327989 gives MRRGYALYWILRTFTFQLKLTEFNFTSKHQSFTISHIFEKHQRPPLPSFAEQRSNNQPGEDMPRAGAVSSKRSGEITGEASKNTGASDRLGIVEGGDADPPIQSDEAVFVDSTTTNEPPTDDVREGKKPRRA, from the exons ATGAGGCGTGGATATGCTCTTTACTGGATTCTAAG AACCTTCACTTTCCAGCTGAAGCTCACTGAGTTCAACTTCACTTCAAAGCATCAGTCATTCACCATCTCCCACATATTTGAAAAGCATCAGCGTCCACCACTACCAAGCTTCGCTGAACAA AGAAGTAACAATCAACCTGGTGAAGACATGCCACGAGCTGGAGCAGTGTCAAGTAAGCGATCTGGTGAGATTACCGGTGAAGCCTCTAAGAACACTGGTGCGAGTGATCGTCTTGGGATTGTTGAAGGAGGTGATGCTGATCCACCTATCCAATCTGATGAAGCTGTTTTTGTTGACTCCACCACTACCAATGAACCACCCACGGATGATGTGCGTGAAGGGAAAAAGCCACGCAGAGCTTAG
- the LOC106327987 gene encoding 26S proteasome regulatory subunit RPN13, producing the protein MSSSEAFPVVQEIMLEFRAGKMSLQGTRVVPDARKGLVRIARGEEGLVHFQWLDRTLNAVEDDQIVFPDEAIFEKVNQSSDRVYILKFNSDDRKLFLWLQEPRAEGDADICSAVNQYLNQPLEFGEGDAVAIPEEVEEIAEDDVSSRAGNLVIPNVSTEVSDVSSSSGPVKLADLQRILNNLSSGPAGITEDEDEGLVLGDILKPELITPLLEMLPVQERLSSHLPEGHCRAEDILELLQSPPFRQQVDAFTYVLRTGQIDLTQFGIDPSKYKFTVISFLEALEDSVSSQSNDAMDES; encoded by the exons ATGAGTTCAAGTGAAGCTTTTCCCGTGGTGCAG GAAATCATGCTTGAGTTTCGTGCTGGTAAGATGTCTTTGCAGGGAACAAGGGTTGTCCCTGATGCACGAAAAGGACTTGTCCGCATTGCTAGA GGCGAGGAGGGACTGGTTCATTTCCAGTGGCTTGATCGAACCCTGAATGCGGTAGAAGAT GATCAAATTGTTTTCCCTGATGAAGCGATATTTGAAAAG GTTAATCAATCATCAGACAGGGTGTACATTCTGAAGTTCAACAGTGATGACCGCAAGTTATTCTTATGGTTACAG GAGCCGAGAGCTGAAGGTGATGCAGACATATGCTCTGCGGTCAATCAGTACCTTAATCAACCACTAG AGTTTGGTGAAGGAGATGCCGTTGCTATCCCGGAGGAAGTGGAAGAGATTGCAGAAGACGATGTTTCATCCAG AGCTGGAAACTTGGTTATACCAAATGTGTCTACAGAGGTGAGTGATGTGTCATCATCGTCTGGACCAGTTAAGCTGGCAGACCTGCAAAGAATTCTGAACAACCTCTCTTCTGGTCCTGCAG GTATCACTGAAGATGAAGACGAAG GCCTAGTATTAGGGGATATCCTGAAGCCCGAGTTGATTACGCCATTGCTTGAGATGCTACCGGTACAAGAACGATTGTCTTCGCATTTACCTGAG GGTCACTGTAGGGCAGAAGATATACTGGAGTTGTTACAGAGCCCTCCTTTTCGTCAACAAGTAGATGCATTTACCTAT GTACTTCGCACAGGACAGATAGATTTGACTCAGTTCGGCATCGACCCAAGTAAAT ATAAGTTCACAGTTATCTCATTCCTAGAGGCACTCGAGGACTCGGTTTCATCGCAATCAAACGACGCAATGGATGAGAGTTGA